GGTGCGCGGCGTGCTGCTCGCCCGACAGGGGCGTTGCCTGGTGCTCTCCGCGCCGCCCGCCGTCCGGCGAGCCGTCGACCTGTGGGGCGAGCTGACCGGCGTGGCCCGGATGCGCGCCGTCAAGCAGCACCTCGACCCGGGTCACCGGCTGGCCCCAGGTCGCCTCCCCGGCGGCCTCTGAGCCACGCCGGCCGTGGCGCTGCGCAGCCCTGGGGAGACGAAGCGCAGCTCCGTCGGTCAGACCGCGTCGTTGCGCAGGACCAGGATGGCGATGTCGTCCCGGGGTGCCTCGACCGAGAAGTTGATCGCGGTGGCGCGCAGCCGGGCCGCCACCACGTCCGCCGAGTAGCCGGCGAGCGGCCCGGCGGCGTCCCGGAGCCGACCGGTGCCGAACAGTTCCCGGCCCCGGCGTCGCTCGGTCACGCCGTCGGTGTAGAAGACCAGGCAGTCGCCGGGATCGAGGGCGATGTCCAGGGTCGGCGAGGTGATCGTGTCGAGCAGGCCGAGCGCGGTGCCGCCGGTGCCGACGAACGCGGCCGGGCCACCGGACGCGCGCACCAGCACCGGCCGGTCGTGGCCGGCCAGGTGCAGCCCCACGTCGAGTTGCCCGTTCTCACCCTGCCCGACCGCCGCCAGCGCCAACGTGCAGTACCGTCCGGCACCCCGCTCGACGAGCGTCTCGTTGAGCCGGGACAGCACCTCGGGCAGCGGCTTGCCGTCCCCGGCCAGCACCCGGATCACGTCCCGGACCAGCCCGGTGACCGCAGCGGCCTGCACCCCCTTGCCGGAGACGTCGCCGATCACCACCAGCCAACGGCCGTCCGGCATCGGCACCACGTCGTAGAAGTCGCCGCCGACCTCGGCGTCGTCGCCGGTCGGCACGTACTCGGCGGCGAAGCCGATGCCCTCCACCACCGGAAGCACCGGTGGCAGCAGCGACTGCTGCAACGTCTGTGCCACCCGCCGACGCTCGGCGTGGATGCGGGCGTTCTCGATCGCCAGGGCGGCACGCCGGGCCACGTCCTCCAGCACCGCGATCTCGTCGGGATCGTGCCGGTGCCGCTGATGCCGGCCGACGGCCAGTGTGCCGAGGCGCTGACCTCGGGCGATCAGCGGCACGGCGAAGCCCTCCATCGGCGCGCCCAACGGCGTCTGGGTGCCGTTGCGACTCGCCTCGCGCAGCCGGGCCTGGACCGAGTCCGGTCCCGCCTCGCGCAGCGTCGCGTGCAGATGCGGCAGCATCGACTCGTCGGCGTGACTGGCCGCGGCCAGCTTGAGTCGACCCCACTCGTCGGTGGTGTGCACGGCACACCACTGACCGAGCCGGGGCACCACGAGCTGCGGGACGAGCGCCATCGTCAGCTCCACGTCCAGGGACTGGGCGAGCAGCTCGCTGGCCTCGGCGAGGAAGGTCAACCAGGCCTGTCGCCGGACGTCGGCGCGGCGCAGCCGGTCGTTCTCCAGGTGCAGCGACAGCCGCTCGGCGGTCAGCAGGGCCAACGGCCGGGCGTACGCGGTGGGGGCGGCGTCGAGTTCCAGCTCACCGGCGTACGGGCGGTGCACCGCCAGCGGCACCCGGAGCAGGTCGTTGCCGGGGCGGGGCTGTCGGCCGTACCGGGCGAGGACCTGTGGGCCGTGCCCGTCGCCCCGGTCCAGGCGCACCACCCCGCCGGCCGCGCCGACCATCTCCGCCACCCGGGTGAGCAGGCTGGTGGCGAAGTCCGGCAGCGGATCGTCCGCGTACGGGTCGGGGGTGGGCTGCATCAGGGCGCTCATCGCCCCGGCGCTCGGCACCGAGGAGTGGCCGCCGTCCGAACGGCCGATCGGCGGGGCGAAGTCGTCCGGGCGTCCGGGCTGCGGCCCGTCGCGCTCCAACCGGAACCACACGCCCTTGCCGCTGGGCAGGTAGGTGGTGCCCCAACGGCTCGCGAAGTGGTCGACCAGCAGCAGGCCGCGCCCGCGCTCGGCGACCTCGGTGATGTCGGTCTCCACGTTCCGCACGCCGACGGTCAGCTCGTCGACCGGCCCGGAGGCGAAGTCCGACACGGTCACGGTCAGCCCGGTCGAGTCGGCGCTGACCTCGATGTCGAGTTCGGTGCGGGCGTGCTCGACCGCGTTGGTGGAGAGCTCCGTGGTGAGCAGGAGCG
Above is a window of Verrucosispora sp. NA02020 DNA encoding:
- a CDS encoding SpoIIE family protein phosphatase produces the protein MSAAVGPTTDGGPEEHVRRVRLPADRRTPAAARAVVRSVLAEANLDELLNEALLLTTELSTNAVEHARTELDIEVSADSTGLTVTVSDFASGPVDELTVGVRNVETDITEVAERGRGLLLVDHFASRWGTTYLPSGKGVWFRLERDGPQPGRPDDFAPPIGRSDGGHSSVPSAGAMSALMQPTPDPYADDPLPDFATSLLTRVAEMVGAAGGVVRLDRGDGHGPQVLARYGRQPRPGNDLLRVPLAVHRPYAGELELDAAPTAYARPLALLTAERLSLHLENDRLRRADVRRQAWLTFLAEASELLAQSLDVELTMALVPQLVVPRLGQWCAVHTTDEWGRLKLAAASHADESMLPHLHATLREAGPDSVQARLREASRNGTQTPLGAPMEGFAVPLIARGQRLGTLAVGRHQRHRHDPDEIAVLEDVARRAALAIENARIHAERRRVAQTLQQSLLPPVLPVVEGIGFAAEYVPTGDDAEVGGDFYDVVPMPDGRWLVVIGDVSGKGVQAAAVTGLVRDVIRVLAGDGKPLPEVLSRLNETLVERGAGRYCTLALAAVGQGENGQLDVGLHLAGHDRPVLVRASGGPAAFVGTGGTALGLLDTITSPTLDIALDPGDCLVFYTDGVTERRRGRELFGTGRLRDAAGPLAGYSADVVAARLRATAINFSVEAPRDDIAILVLRNDAV